A genome region from Nitrospira sp. includes the following:
- the larB gene encoding nickel pincer cofactor biosynthesis protein LarB, giving the protein MNQHQLQALLTKVQQGAMAVPDALHRLRTLPYENLGFASLDHHRALRQGFPEVIFCEGKTVVQVVAIAKTLLRKNNALLATRVEPTVARALRRVSKRAVYHEAARVVAIAPPKLVRRGAVLIVTAGTADIPVAEEARVTADIMGSKTDTLYDVGVAGLHRLLGQQERLHDARALIVVAGMDGVLPSVVGGLVRQPVIAVPTSRGYGAHFGGLAALLTMLNSCAAGVGVMNIDNGFGAGCLAHRINMVAEETSRLQ; this is encoded by the coding sequence ATGAACCAACACCAGTTGCAGGCGTTGCTCACGAAGGTTCAACAGGGTGCCATGGCGGTGCCGGATGCGCTGCACCGGTTACGCACTCTGCCCTATGAAAACTTAGGATTCGCCTCACTCGATCACCATCGCGCGCTTCGGCAGGGATTTCCGGAAGTCATTTTTTGTGAAGGGAAGACGGTGGTGCAGGTCGTCGCCATCGCGAAGACGCTTTTGCGGAAGAACAACGCCTTGCTGGCGACGCGGGTGGAACCGACGGTTGCGCGGGCGCTCCGGCGGGTGAGCAAGCGGGCGGTCTACCACGAAGCGGCACGGGTCGTGGCCATTGCGCCCCCCAAGTTGGTGCGTCGGGGGGCCGTGTTGATCGTCACGGCCGGCACCGCCGATATTCCTGTGGCGGAGGAAGCACGTGTGACGGCCGATATCATGGGGAGCAAGACCGATACGTTGTATGACGTGGGAGTGGCCGGTTTGCATCGTCTGCTGGGTCAGCAGGAGCGGTTGCATGATGCCCGAGCCCTCATCGTGGTGGCCGGGATGGATGGGGTGCTTCCCAGCGTCGTCGGTGGATTAGTGCGGCAACCGGTGATTGCGGTGCCGACGAGCCGAGGCTATGGCGCACACTTCGGTGGGTTGGCTGCATTGTTAACCATGCTGAATTCCTGCGCGGCCGGGGTCGGAGTGATGAACATCGACAACGGCTTCGGGGCCGGCTGCCTCGCGCATCGGATTAACATGGTGGCGGAAGAAACGAGTCGGCTTCAGTAG
- the larC gene encoding nickel pincer cofactor biosynthesis protein LarC — protein MATHLHFDCFSGISGDMTLGALVDAGLPFKDLVRGLALLRIDGFRLTRKRVERGAVSATKVDVLIEKGFRAPLTLAQIKRILLKSGLPPAVKERSQAVFDVLADAEGKAHGVEPSHVHFHEVGVIDSFVDVVGGVLGLHLLGVERVTSSAINVGSGTLTSAHGSLPVPGPAVAALAVGLPIYAEGPQRELATPTGVALVRTLATEFGRLPQMQVRQVGYGAGTADPAQWPNVLRVFVGDGPVVAGSVETIVELHTNIDDLNPQVYETVFDRVFAAGAVDATLAPVMMKKGRPGNVLSVLAPQEKVEAVLAVLFADTTALGVRTHHVQRRVLPRRFVPVQVQGHDVRIKVAESQPGKSKAAPEYEDCKRIAEQSGRPVKDVLDEALLVYRNRAGQVKKGTGRK, from the coding sequence GTGGCCACCCATCTGCATTTTGATTGTTTCTCCGGCATCAGCGGCGACATGACGTTGGGTGCATTAGTCGATGCGGGATTGCCATTTAAAGATCTCGTGCGCGGCCTTGCCTTACTGCGGATCGATGGCTTTCGCCTGACACGGAAGCGGGTCGAGCGCGGGGCCGTCTCGGCCACCAAGGTCGATGTATTGATCGAGAAAGGCTTTCGTGCGCCTTTGACGCTGGCGCAAATCAAACGGATTCTACTGAAGAGCGGCCTGCCTCCGGCCGTGAAAGAACGGAGTCAAGCGGTCTTTGACGTGTTGGCCGATGCCGAGGGTAAAGCTCATGGTGTCGAGCCTTCGCATGTGCATTTTCATGAAGTCGGTGTGATCGATTCGTTTGTCGACGTGGTCGGCGGGGTGTTGGGTCTGCATCTCCTGGGCGTGGAGCGTGTGACGTCCTCCGCGATCAATGTCGGATCGGGCACCCTCACGTCGGCGCATGGTTCGTTGCCTGTGCCGGGACCGGCCGTGGCTGCACTGGCGGTCGGTCTTCCCATTTATGCCGAGGGTCCCCAGCGGGAATTGGCGACTCCAACCGGAGTGGCATTGGTGCGCACCCTGGCGACAGAATTCGGTCGTCTGCCGCAGATGCAGGTGCGCCAGGTAGGTTATGGGGCGGGAACTGCCGATCCGGCACAGTGGCCGAATGTGCTGCGTGTGTTTGTCGGTGACGGACCGGTCGTTGCCGGTTCGGTCGAAACCATCGTGGAACTTCACACGAACATCGATGATTTGAATCCGCAGGTCTATGAGACCGTGTTCGATCGGGTGTTTGCTGCGGGTGCCGTGGATGCAACCCTGGCGCCGGTCATGATGAAAAAGGGCCGGCCCGGGAATGTGCTCTCCGTGCTGGCGCCTCAAGAGAAGGTGGAGGCCGTGTTGGCTGTGCTGTTTGCCGACACGACGGCGCTCGGCGTAAGGACGCATCACGTGCAGCGACGGGTGTTGCCGCGACGGTTTGTCCCGGTGCAGGTTCAGGGCCATGATGTGCGGATCAAGGTGGCTGAATCGCAGCCGGGGAAAAGCAAAGCCGCTCCTGAGTATGAAGATTGTAAACGGATTGCCGAACAGAGCGGCCGTCCGGTGAAAGACGTGTTGGATGAAGCTTTGCTGGTGTATCGGAACAGGGCAGGACAGGTGAAAAAGGGAACAGGCCGCAAGTGA
- the pdxA gene encoding 4-hydroxythreonine-4-phosphate dehydrogenase PdxA: protein MGDPAGIGPEVIAKALADKALARLCIPVVVGSRHVLERTIAWLKLPLQVVDFNPATGQRLKAGQVAVADPLERPLPKFRMGVATAVTGAASIAFIKEAVTLAQAGSLGGIVTAPINKEAMNMAGFHYPGHTELLADLTQTTEFGMMIVGGPLKIMFTTTHVAINALSPLLTTERITKAIRLAHLGLTKYFGIARPKIGVAALNPHAGEHGLFGNEESTSIAPAVKLARAAGIKASDPLPADTLFGKAARGDYDGVVAMYHDQGLIPLKLVAFGTCVNLTVGLPIIRTSVDHGTAYDIAGKGVAEHGSLLEAVKVAARLARSWSPVAKTSR, encoded by the coding sequence ATGGGAGATCCGGCCGGCATCGGACCGGAGGTCATCGCCAAGGCGTTAGCCGATAAGGCCCTGGCGCGCCTGTGCATTCCTGTTGTCGTCGGCTCGCGTCACGTTTTGGAACGGACGATCGCCTGGCTCAAGCTGCCGCTGCAGGTGGTGGACTTCAATCCGGCGACCGGCCAGCGGCTGAAGGCCGGGCAGGTGGCGGTTGCGGACCCGCTGGAGCGTCCGTTGCCGAAGTTTCGAATGGGCGTCGCCACGGCGGTGACGGGCGCAGCTTCCATCGCATTCATCAAGGAGGCGGTCACGTTGGCGCAGGCAGGGAGCCTGGGCGGGATCGTCACGGCGCCCATCAACAAAGAAGCCATGAACATGGCCGGATTTCACTACCCGGGGCACACGGAGCTGCTGGCAGATCTGACTCAGACCACCGAGTTCGGGATGATGATTGTCGGCGGGCCGCTGAAAATTATGTTCACCACCACCCATGTGGCGATCAACGCGCTCTCGCCCCTGTTGACGACGGAACGGATTACCAAGGCCATCCGCCTCGCGCACCTTGGGTTGACGAAGTATTTCGGCATTGCGCGTCCCAAGATCGGCGTCGCGGCATTGAATCCGCATGCGGGAGAGCATGGCCTGTTCGGCAATGAGGAGTCGACCAGCATTGCTCCGGCCGTCAAACTGGCCAGGGCCGCCGGTATCAAGGCGAGTGATCCGCTTCCCGCCGATACCCTGTTCGGAAAGGCCGCTCGCGGCGACTACGATGGCGTGGTGGCCATGTATCATGATCAGGGGCTCATTCCCTTGAAGCTGGTCGCATTCGGAACCTGCGTCAACCTGACGGTTGGTTTGCCGATTATCCGGACCTCAGTGGATCATGGAACGGCATATGATATTGCCGGCAAAGGGGTTGCCGAGCATGGGAGTCTGCTGGAAGCCGTGAAGGTGGCGGCCCGCCTGGCCAGATCCTGGTCACCGGTCGCCAAAACGTCCCGATAG
- the rsmA gene encoding 16S rRNA (adenine(1518)-N(6)/adenine(1519)-N(6))-dimethyltransferase RsmA, with protein MAPSFPPALKRLGQNFLIDPNIIRKIVSLAALGPEDTVLEIGPGRGALTAGLCAEAGRVIAVEVDPQLQPPLQESLGHCRNLDLRIGDALAFPFETLPPGTVVVANLPYYVSTPILFALLDARASLDRLVLMLQTEVALRLAAKPNSEDYGVLSVLTQEAAEVEVAFRVSANCFRPRPTVGSAVVHLRINRQEGFEPVRHERFRRLVRASFAHRRKTLVNSLRDEGYPPEQIARATADAGVPPQARAEMLTLEDYRTLARAFDRHPA; from the coding sequence ATGGCCCCCTCGTTCCCCCCAGCCTTGAAACGGCTCGGTCAGAACTTCCTCATCGATCCGAACATTATCCGCAAGATCGTGTCCCTGGCGGCGCTTGGCCCGGAGGATACCGTGCTGGAAATCGGGCCTGGGCGAGGCGCCCTGACTGCCGGTTTGTGTGCCGAAGCGGGCCGTGTTATTGCTGTCGAGGTCGATCCACAGTTGCAGCCTCCTCTGCAGGAGAGTCTCGGGCATTGCCGCAACCTGGATCTTCGAATCGGGGACGCGCTGGCCTTTCCCTTCGAGACCTTGCCGCCGGGCACGGTGGTGGTGGCGAATCTTCCCTATTATGTCTCGACACCGATCCTGTTTGCGCTGCTCGACGCCCGTGCCAGTCTCGATCGCCTGGTACTCATGCTGCAGACGGAAGTGGCGCTCAGATTGGCGGCTAAACCGAACAGCGAGGACTATGGGGTGCTCTCGGTTCTGACGCAAGAGGCGGCTGAGGTGGAAGTGGCCTTTCGCGTGTCTGCGAATTGTTTCCGCCCCCGTCCGACCGTCGGATCGGCGGTGGTGCATCTTCGGATCAACAGACAGGAAGGGTTCGAGCCGGTCCGGCACGAACGGTTCCGGCGGCTGGTGCGCGCATCGTTCGCCCATCGCCGAAAAACGCTGGTGAATTCCCTGCGCGATGAAGGGTATCCTCCGGAACAGATTGCGCGGGCCACGGCGGACGCCGGCGTGCCGCCGCAAGCGCGGGCGGAGATGCTCACACTCGAGGACTACCGCACACTCGCGCGC